From one Conyzicola nivalis genomic stretch:
- the tal gene encoding transaldolase: MTNTTPTADLSAAGVSIWLDDLSRERINSGGLEKLMAERNVVGVTTNPTIFASALAKGEAYDEQVAVLAKAGTNVTDAVFEITTDDVAAASDVFRPIFDSTNGFDGRVSIEVEPGFAHDAAATIAQAKQLWAKVDRPNALIKIPATVEGLEAITETIGAGISVNVTLIFSLERYREVINAYLSGLEKAKAAGIDLSTLHSVASFFVSRVDTEIDKRLDAIGTDEAKALKGKAGVANAQLAYEVFESAFTTERAQVLLAAGANKQRPLWASTGVKDPAVLDTTYVVELVAHEVVNTMPEKTLEATFDHGVIAGDSITGSYAAANAVLDQIAAQGISYEEVTALLEKEGVEKFIVSWNELLDTVTAALEAAK, translated from the coding sequence ATGACGAACACCACCCCCACCGCCGACCTTTCGGCCGCCGGCGTCAGCATCTGGCTCGACGACCTCTCCCGTGAGCGCATCAACTCGGGCGGACTCGAGAAGCTCATGGCCGAGCGCAACGTCGTCGGCGTCACCACCAACCCGACCATCTTCGCCAGCGCTCTCGCCAAGGGCGAGGCGTACGACGAGCAGGTCGCCGTTCTGGCCAAGGCCGGCACCAACGTCACCGACGCTGTCTTCGAGATCACCACCGACGACGTGGCAGCAGCCAGCGACGTGTTCCGCCCGATCTTCGACAGCACGAACGGCTTCGACGGCCGCGTGTCGATCGAGGTCGAGCCGGGCTTCGCACACGACGCCGCCGCGACCATCGCCCAGGCCAAGCAGCTCTGGGCCAAGGTCGACCGTCCCAACGCGCTCATCAAGATCCCCGCGACCGTCGAGGGCCTCGAGGCCATCACCGAGACCATCGGCGCCGGCATCAGCGTCAACGTCACGCTGATCTTCAGCCTCGAGCGCTACCGCGAGGTCATCAACGCCTACCTGTCCGGTCTCGAGAAGGCCAAGGCCGCGGGCATCGACCTCTCCACGCTGCACTCGGTCGCATCCTTCTTCGTCTCGCGCGTCGACACCGAGATCGACAAGCGTCTCGACGCCATCGGAACCGACGAGGCCAAGGCCCTCAAGGGCAAGGCGGGCGTCGCCAACGCCCAGCTCGCCTACGAGGTCTTCGAGTCCGCATTCACGACCGAGCGCGCCCAGGTGCTGCTCGCCGCCGGTGCGAACAAGCAGCGTCCCCTCTGGGCGTCGACCGGTGTCAAGGACCCCGCCGTCCTCGACACCACCTACGTCGTCGAGCTCGTCGCGCACGAGGTCGTCAACACGATGCCGGAGAAGACCCTCGAGGCCACCTTCGACCACGGTGTCATCGCCGGCGACTCGATCACCGGTTCGTACGCCGCCGCCAACGCGGTTCTCGACCAGATCGCCGCGCAGGGCATCTCCTACGAAGAGGTGACCGCGCTGCTCGAGAAGGAGGGCGTCGAGAAGTTCATCGTCAGCTGGAACGAACTCCTCGACACCGTCACGGCAGCGCTCGAAGCCGCCAAGTGA